From Deinococcus aquaticus, one genomic window encodes:
- a CDS encoding ring-cleaving dioxygenase, with translation MTTTPLTPHGLHHVTAVTADARANLQFYTGVLGMRLVKKTVNQDDVTAYHLFFADSVGTPGSDLTFFQWPVPPEQPGNNSVTRTSLRIPDGTLDWWHAHLSAHGLTVTPVTRHGRPHLDFSDPEGQRLSLVEGGPHGTPWEGSSVPTDKQIHGLGPSELTLPNLFPTTRVLERAYHMTPAGTYPDPEQPERTIHVYAMHDGGPHAELHLRIDPTMPPARPGAGGVHHIALRVQDDQYHDWNTHLTALGLRTSGEVDRHWFHSIYYREPQGILIELATDGPGFTVDEHPDHLGETLILAPFLEPRRAQIEAGLTPLT, from the coding sequence ATGACCACCACGCCTCTCACCCCGCACGGCCTGCACCACGTCACCGCCGTCACCGCCGACGCCCGCGCCAACCTCCAGTTCTACACCGGCGTCCTCGGCATGAGGCTCGTCAAGAAAACCGTCAACCAGGACGACGTCACCGCCTACCACCTCTTCTTCGCAGACAGCGTCGGCACCCCCGGCAGCGACCTCACCTTCTTCCAGTGGCCCGTCCCACCCGAACAACCCGGCAACAACAGCGTCACCCGCACCAGCCTCCGCATCCCCGACGGCACCCTCGACTGGTGGCACGCGCACCTCAGCGCCCACGGCCTGACCGTCACGCCCGTCACCCGCCACGGCCGCCCCCACCTGGACTTCAGTGACCCCGAAGGCCAGCGCCTCAGCCTCGTGGAAGGCGGCCCGCACGGCACCCCCTGGGAAGGCAGCAGCGTCCCCACCGACAAACAGATTCACGGCCTTGGCCCCAGCGAACTGACCCTCCCGAACCTGTTCCCCACCACCCGCGTCCTCGAACGCGCCTACCACATGACCCCCGCTGGCACGTACCCAGACCCCGAACAACCCGAGCGCACCATCCACGTCTACGCCATGCACGACGGCGGCCCGCACGCCGAACTGCACCTGCGCATCGACCCCACCATGCCCCCCGCCCGTCCCGGCGCCGGCGGCGTACACCACATCGCCCTGCGCGTCCAGGACGACCAGTACCACGACTGGAACACCCACCTGACCGCCCTGGGCCTGCGCACCAGCGGCGAAGTGGACCGCCACTGGTTCCACAGCATCTACTACCGCGAACCGCAGGGCATCCTGATCGAACTCGCCACCGACGGCCCCGGCTTCACCGTCGACGAACACCCCGACCACCTGGGCGAAACCCTGATCCTCGCCCCGTTCCTCGAACCCCGCCGCGCCCAGATCGAAGCGGGCCTCACCCCCCTCACCTGA